One Hevea brasiliensis isolate MT/VB/25A 57/8 chromosome 5, ASM3005281v1, whole genome shotgun sequence genomic region harbors:
- the LOC110646584 gene encoding uncharacterized protein LOC110646584, giving the protein MGDSSASYIHMVHHLIEECIVFNMGKEECMEALSKHANIKPVITSTVWNELEKENKEFFEAYTKKRRGEKVREMETRHEIQGVIADSSNSNTSADH; this is encoded by the exons ATGGGCGACTCTTCTGCCTCGTATATTCACATG GTGCACCATCTGATAGAAGAGTGCATAGTATTCAATATGGGCAAAGAAGAGTGCATGGAAGCTCTTTCCAAGCACGCCAACATCAAACCTGTCATCACTTCAACAG TGTGGAACGAGCTGGAGAAAGAAAACAAGGAGTTCTTCGAGGCCTACACGAAGAAGAGAAGAGGGGAGAAAGTGAGAGAAATGGAGACAAGGCACGAGATCCAAGGCGTGATTGCTGATTCTTCCAATTCCAATACAAGCGCAGATCATTAA